A single Deltaproteobacteria bacterium DNA region contains:
- a CDS encoding phosphotriesterase: MPTINTATGTCAPKDLGFTLIHEHITAGFPGWELDNAGFNRKAEIAKAVDRLKEVKSLGVTSMVDPCPMELGRDPEFTAEVSEKSGVQVVVATGLYNEALGIPPHFRGLDADSIAEVYVRELKDGIGSTGIKAGIIKTATGGIPGMTETAKKMGVHEEKCLRAAARAQKATGAPILCHNDELGPFGRETLDVFQEEGVDFNRVLIGHACGVGDMRYYFDILERGAWIGFDRFGIETIASDKMRLASLIGLLAVGYDRIMLSHDFVGCWLGRTSKAWDDFLRASPKWSYSHIMRNILPQLNKAGVSEGTIRTMTVDNPCAYFGG; this comes from the coding sequence ATGCCGACCATTAATACTGCGACGGGAACATGTGCGCCCAAGGACCTCGGGTTCACGCTCATTCATGAACATATCACTGCCGGATTCCCTGGCTGGGAATTGGATAATGCTGGTTTCAATCGCAAAGCTGAAATCGCCAAGGCGGTTGATCGCTTGAAAGAAGTGAAGTCACTAGGAGTCACCTCGATGGTTGACCCATGTCCAATGGAATTGGGTCGTGATCCAGAGTTCACCGCTGAAGTGTCTGAGAAGTCTGGGGTTCAGGTTGTCGTTGCTACCGGTCTCTATAATGAAGCCCTGGGCATTCCGCCGCATTTTCGTGGCCTCGATGCTGATTCTATTGCTGAAGTCTATGTCCGCGAGCTGAAAGATGGGATCGGCAGCACTGGTATCAAAGCTGGCATCATTAAGACCGCAACGGGCGGCATTCCGGGCATGACCGAAACCGCCAAGAAAATGGGCGTGCATGAAGAAAAGTGTCTCCGTGCCGCGGCCCGCGCACAGAAAGCCACTGGTGCACCGATCCTGTGTCATAACGATGAGCTTGGTCCGTTCGGACGCGAGACCTTAGATGTTTTCCAGGAAGAAGGGGTCGATTTTAATCGCGTGCTGATCGGCCATGCTTGCGGTGTCGGTGACATGCGTTACTACTTCGACATTCTCGAACGTGGTGCGTGGATTGGGTTTGATCGCTTCGGTATCGAGACGATTGCCAGTGACAAGATGCGCCTTGCCTCACTGATTGGGTTGTTAGCGGTTGGTTACGATCGCATCATGTTGTCGCATGACTTCGTCGGCTGCTGGTTAGGCCGCACCTCCAAGGCGTGGGATGACTTCCTGAGAGCGAGTCCAAAATGGAGCTACTCGCACATTATGCGCAATATCCTGCCGCAGCTCAACAAAGCCGGTGTTAGCGAAGGGACGATTCGTACGATGACAGTCGATAATCCATGTGCGTACTTCGGCGGATAG